The following proteins are encoded in a genomic region of Maniola jurtina chromosome 17, ilManJurt1.1, whole genome shotgun sequence:
- the LOC123873800 gene encoding 15-hydroxyprostaglandin dehydrogenase [NAD(+)]-like, producing MAKEGKIEGKNVLITGGASGLGAAYAEAFLKFGAENIAILDVSEVGKLYADKLNETYKNKVIFIKCDVSKEEEIKNSFQEVLTAFKRIDVIINNAGIMNDSIDAWRTASDVNWQGVVSFTRKGIGHMRKDEGGSGGTIINIASVTAVVRMQHLPVYSGSKAAVLHFSRCISSPEFYDATGVRILTISFGPTATALMSNLASRFFDPKFINLFFTRNSNPPFQR from the exons ATGGCAAAAGAAGGAAAAATTGAAGGTAAAAACGTGTTGATTACTGGAGGCGCCTCTGGACTAGGGGCAGCGTATGCTGAAGCATTCCTAAAATTCGGAGCAGAG aatataGCCATACTAGACGTTTCTGAAGTGGGTAAACTTTATGCAGACAAACTAAAtgaaacttataaaaataaagtgatCTTTATCAAATGTGATGTCAGCAAAGAAGAAGAAATCAAAAATAGCTTTCAAGAAGTGCTGACTGCATTCAAAAGGATAgatgttattattaacaatgcAGGTATCATGAATGATTCCATAGATGCATGGAGGACAGCTTCTGATGTCAATTGG CAAGGTGTGGTCTCATTCACGAGGAAAGGCATAGGACATATGCGCAAAGATGAGGGCGGATCAGGCGGTACCATTATCAACATTGCGTCTGTTACTGCCGTAGTTAGGATGCAGCATCTACCGGTGTACAGTGGATCTAAGGCTGCTGTACTACACTTCAGCAGATGCATTTCG TCTCCTGAATTCTACGACGCGACCGGAGTTCGAATATTGACGATAAGTTTTGGACCAACAGCTACAGCACTCATGAGTAACCTTGCATCGAGGTTTTTTGATCCAAAATTCATTAATCTGTTTTTTACTAGAAATTCTAATCCTCCTTTTCAAAGGTAA